The Athene noctua chromosome 8, bAthNoc1.hap1.1, whole genome shotgun sequence region GCAGCTTAGGGAGACACTCTGTGCTGATGATGTCCCCAAGGCAGCCTTCAGAACCACTCAGGCTCTCTGCATGCCACCACATCATGCCAGGGTAAGGTGTTGCTCGTGCTACATGGGGAGATTGGAGCCTGCTGAGCCTCAGCTTGCGCCTGCAGCCAGGTGGGTGTTCAGCTCCAGGGCAGGAGGAAAGAGCAGTCCACTGAGAGGGCTCAGCACTTGAcattgtccctgtcctccacctgggCAGGCTGTGAGTCTGTTGGTGCTGCACCAGACCTCAGAGGCAATCTGGGGTTGCCCTGTGGAGCTGGACCACTTAGGACCCACGTAAGCAGGTGCCTGAACCCAGACTTCAAGCAGCTTCCAAAGTGGAGGAGGGAGCGGCTGAGTGTCCACAGCACTCAGCACCGGTCACAGGTCTGCTCCGAGGTGTCACGCTGAAATAAAGGAGAGAAGCAGGACCATCCTTTATGAACTTCAGCTCCTGTTCTACACTAAGACACTGGAGGGTGTCATTCCAGCTGCCTGGCCCAGCCGGAGAACAGCCACGTAACAGAATGGAAgacacccaggcagggcagctcCCGAGCGAGCGCGGCTGTAAGGAGGCAGCTCGGCACAGACCCCCACACCCAGCACGTTGGCCCTTGGTGTGATTTCAGCACAGGTTCCCTCCACGACATCCAGAAGAGCTGCTCTTACTGCCTGCAGCCACCCACTGCTTCCAGTGCTGAACACAACCCCAGGAGTGAACAGAAACAAAGTCCTGGGGCCAGCAGGATAACCTGCAAGCATGATTAGTGTGCAATCACATAAACCAGCCCCTTAGAAATTCCTAAAATGCAGAGGCTTTTGTGGATGCACTCATTTCCAATGAAGGTCACTGAAGGGCACGTCCACGAGCTGTCGCCAGTCTGCGTGGGCCGAGGCAGCGTCCTCTGTTAGCACACCCGTTCCTATGCCCGCAGTGTGCCTTCAGTGCCAACATCCAACACAACCCCCCTTCCAGGAGGTTCTTCCCAGGGGAGAGCAAAGCTACACAGGGCTGCGGAGGACGTGCCATGGTTCTGACATTCACGGGGCAACAGCAGGAACAGGGTCATACACAAATTATGTTTTGATTAATATTTGCTGATCAGATGGGACAGGAACAGGTCTTCCTGCCTGAATTAGGGCTTGGCCAAGCCACAGCCATCCCACTGCTTCACTTTCTCCCAGGAACACAACATTATGGtgaagttttctcaaaataaGCAACTAAAGTAGCAACACATGTGCCCTTCTCACACCTGTGGTCTCTTCATTTCCATGGGCAATTTATGCTGTTCTTGGTGAAGAAGATGATGCACTGGGAGCTGGTTACCTGCCACTCCCTCTCATTCCACATCCTCTTCCATCAGCAAGGGCCTCTCAGATACTCACTGTGACCAGTACGTGGGCCTGAACTGCCCTCAGGTGCCAGGTGAGCACAGACCTTCAGCTCAGGAGGTTCCCTCTTCCAGCCTTTAGCCAAAGGCAGACTTGGAGCCCTCAGTCAGTAAGACATTCGCTGGATTCTGTTGCTCTCCCCTTCTACTCCTGCCAGTCTATCTGTTCACATTTCAGGCAGTGACTCTTGAGAGGGTGGtccattttatttaaatgtttgtaaTTAAGAGCTCTGCTGCCTCAGTGATATCCATAGTATTTAACAGCTTTACTTTTCCTGCTACAGAAAAGAGGCAATACAGCTCTTCTGGGAAAGGACAAACCCAACAATTCAAAAGTTACATCTGAAGGCAGGGGTGTTAGGACTGGCTTTTCCAGAGTTAGGACACTGTTCATGTAGGCACATACAATTTCTGGCCTGTCAGTGAATTTTGGAAGCACACTTATTACACGGGCTGCACCTGCACAAACTTGCGCTCTCAGTTATCTATGGGCTGGCCTTATAGTGCATAGAAATTAAGTTGCAAAATTAAGCCTTGAAGTCCAGAATAAGACAATACTGTATTTGCTGCAATCAAAGTAGTGTCTTCTCTCCCAAGAGCCACATCTCACTTGTCACCCTTCAACAACTGCAGTTAGTCACTTGGTTCACATCATATCAGAGGAAACAAAACAGATGCAAGAACATGCCAGTACCTGCTCTTTGAGAGAGCTTGTTCAACTTTCCTGTCTTTCTCTGCTGCTAGTCAGCCAAGACAACTTCACATGTGACAGCTAGGCTTCCAGAGTGACCTCAGTATGCCCCACTGAGTCCAGCATCTTACTCGCACCTGGCTGTACCCACAACAAACCATcactacataaaaaaaaaaaaaaaaaaagtcaaaccccAAGAAGCAGTCAAGCAAGACTGGAGCTGACAGCAAGTGCCAGCCATGCCAAGCAGCCAGAGATGTGAAGAGAGCCCACAGCAACTTGTGAATGCACTGAAAAGCAAGCGAGATGTGCAAAGACAAGGTGGAGCTCCAGTGAAAGGCAGGCATCCCTAAAATATCCTGATGAGATCCAATACTGGACATACCTTACGTGTGTGTCCTCATAGTGTAATTAAACCAGGAAACCAGCATTAAGAAGTAACACCACTGCCATAAGAGGGTATTTAGACAAGACTTTTCTATTCTCTTCCCTAAGGACCTGCTACTGGccactgctggagacaggatTCTGGGTTAGCTGGTCTGATTTGGTGCATCAGTTCTTATCTTAACGATCCCTCTGGGTCTTGTAATGTACAAAGTATCTTCTGAAGGCTGTTACAGAAAGAATAATCCAGGATGCCATGCAATATTTCCAAGAACTCCTGATGGCAATCTGTAATTAAAGCATGCTAATCAACCTATCCTCTCAACTAGACACCTTCCACAGCTAGCAGTGCTATGTGAATCGCTCACTGCCTGTGCACTCACCTGCTCTACGTGGGGCTTCTTGGCAAAGGACATCCTGGCTATGGAGTGAGAAGCTATAGACAGCTCTTGTCCATTCACCTCCCCTTCCTCCACCTCCACCAGACCTAGTGAGAAGCAAGGTCAGATATATTAGGCTACAAAGATTACTTAACAATGTCACAATTATTAGGCTATGTAATAGACCACTATTCTCCCTAAAGAATGGTTTTATTTGACCCAGCACATACTGACAACTGCAAATCCATACAACCTCAGACATCTAATGCTGCTTTGAAAAATCCAGCCAGACTTACTCATAGCCTGTGGGATAAGTATCACACTGCAACTGGCTGTTTTCCCTACAGCACCTGCCCCGGAGTTTTAGACGCAAATTTAATCATCAACTGGGTTTTAACACTCTTTCACTTACAATTTAGATGTGGTTCTTTCTCTCATTCAGTCCCTGTAAGGTGTGTAATGAGTACCAAGACACCACATCCAGACAGTGGGAGATTCTCGTAGTTTAGGAGCTGAGAAATAAGACTGCACTGAGATTACTCTCCAAGATTAAGAGAACAGTAGTAAAGAAGCTCCCCTGCTACAGCGCTGCGGAGCCTGTTAGTAGTGCCCAGGCAGGGTCTCTAACAGGGAACCTGCCATACGGGTCACACCAAACACTCCTGGGTGGAGAGGCTGCAACTGGGGGTTAAAACCACCACAGCCCCACCTTGTCAGGACCACAAGCTCTACCCCGCACCGCAGAATCAAATACGGCAAGTGTTGACAGGGGCAACAACAGTTCAAGTGGGCTGTTAAGTCTGACCTTGCTTAGAAGGAGGAGCTGGCAACAGGAGGACTCCAGACCCAGGATCTCATGAACCAAGGCTTGCACCTCTCTGTTCCTACCCCAGGGACAACTGTGGCCAACTCACCAGAGCAGTGGGAATGCTCTTATCTGTACATGTTCCCCCTGCCTCCCCACAAAAAGAGACCAGGATGCTATGAAGGCATCAAGAACATCACTGGCCACTCATCACCTGCCATCATTAAGACTCAGAATGCAATTGCAGTTACAGAGGCAGGTGTTGTTTTGGTTTACAAAGCTACATCTGCAAATACCAACCGATCATTTAAGGAAAGGACACTGCTCGAGTCTCCTGCATGAGCAGTATTTTGACTTGCAGTCGCTTCCCTGTCACAGAAAGCTGGAAAGCCACACTGTCTGGACAAGGCCACATAGCCAGTCCTAGAAACTCAGTGCTTTTGACACAAgctcatttattaattttttttcactttgccttCTGTGAATCcacagtgaaaataaattaaaggaaactGTGAGAAATGCAATCATTTTCTGGAAAAGTGATGAAATGACACAGCAGGGTAAAGAGCTATTCTCTTCCCCAGTGTGGATATCAGCTGTGTACCTGTGTTCTGGGCACTGATGAAGGCCACCTTATTAGTGTCAGGTTTGAGGCGGATGAATCCACATTCTCGGTGCATGGGCTTCCTGGTGTCTGGATGGAAGGCGTTGAACCTGAGGGGAATACAAAATGTTTGTTCCACTGAAAATACAGCGTTTGACCTGGTTTTGTCTCAGaggaaacagtattttatttaacCACATGATTGCCTGCAGTATTCTTTGCAGAGTAAAAGACTGAAAATGCTTCACGGTCAGGAGATGTAAACAGGTAAAAATACGGTTACTTTACAGACACAGCTATTTTTTAGAGCTGGAGTTAGTTATTTAAGTTCAAGCTTCAGATTTTCCAGAGCTCCTGGATCTTTCTAAGAGCTAGCTCAAACTCTCTCAGGAAGTCAGACATTTCACTGATGCTGAAGCCATACTCTGTCTCAAATACTTCCTTTTctcaaataaatatttggaatTACACTATCATCGTTATTTAGCTTTTAAACTTGCCAGGCTAGTGGTTTTTGCATATTATTTGCTGCTGGCAGTAACACAGCAGACTTATTTCTCCCACCAccctcttcagaaagaaaaagtagttcATCTCAGATTCTTATTTATTCTTCATGACACCTCGAAGTTGTATGTTGGTCACCCAGAATGTGGTGGATTATATATCACAAGTTCACAGTGAGGAACACATATACAATAGTATTAGTGCTACAGCATTACTGAGTCTACACACGTAACTGAATTAAAGAGCAGCTTAAACACAATAGCAAGTGAGGTATCTAAATAATGTTATAGACTATCTTACTGGTGTTTCTTTATTCCAGACTAACTTGCTTcttttcatactgtttttcatAGAATTTCCCACTCTGCATCCTTCTACAGGAAAGGAGACAGAGGCAGccttggagctgctgctgctaaaCCCTCACCCAGAACTCCCTCATGCGACAGCAGTTTCCACACATGCCTCTGCTGTGCAACTGGGATGTGTCTGCTGGAAACAGCCAGCACCAGTCACCTTGGCCATCATGTCCTGTCCTATGCTGCATCCTCAGCAGCCACCCCAATGGTAACAGGACAAGTATGCAAGAGTTTGACCAAGGGGCTTGTCTAGGTGCTGGCACGTGGCAAGCTGGAGCAGTTATTTATTAAAGCACTGGGAGCGGAAAAGTCCAGAGCAAGTGTTTCCTATGTGAAGGAAAATATAATGAATCGTGCAGCATCAGCATTTCCTTGAAGACCAGCAACATAAGCTGTAGCATGTGGCACCCCTACAGAGAACAGTTTCTGTACCAGAAACCCATGGGCTTCAAAGAACTGGAGACAAGGAAGGGGGAGCACAGCCAAGGCATGCAGTTAGGGAGGAGCCGGGGTGCCTTGCAGCTGCTTCTGGCTCTGCAATGTCCCCTAGGTACAAATACACAAATTACTCCTCCTGCGTGGCTTTGTTTCTATATAAAGGATGTCTCCTTTTAACCACGGGGTTATAGGAAGAACCAGGAATGACTTCTATCAGTGGTGCAGGGCTGCACCCCTAAGGACTGTCCCAGCAATCTCAGCAGCTACTGAAGCTAGGTACCCTATGGACTCATGCCTCATGGTGGGATTATCTAGAATCAGAGGAGGAATGAACTTAAATCAGCCCTTTTGCAGTGCTTGGAGCGTTCAAGAGACACACAGACTGTTCTGTTAACAGCCAAGTGGCACTGCTGCCTATTTTCCTGATGCTTCCCAGAGCTCAACAGCCCTGAGGTGTCTATCTCTTTGGCacaaaagagggggaaaaaaaaagaaaggactcAAATCAGCAACCATTCAAAAGCTGGAGAGGGAGGTGTAGACAGAGCATGATTGCCAGAGGTCTGTTTCTTTTGGAAGCTGAACTAAAAATGTCACATGCTGAGCTGGCAGCTCTGTCACAGTGAACAGGCACGCCAGGAACACAAGGTATCTTTCACACAGCATTGGCACCTTGTAATTATTCTTTCCTCTGGTTTTCAAAGCAACGAACTTTGCAACTCACCCCTCCTAAATGAGTACTGGAACAGCACTGAACAGTTCACTAACATGTCACTTCTTTTCCTCCAGATTTCTTCTGATTATTCTTAGAACAATTACTTGCAGCCAAAGCAGTCAAGCTATCTGCCTTTTAACCCACATTGTTTGTTAAATACTaatttttcctcagattttcaCAATGGTGAAGGCTGAGGATCACGGTTTAAAATGGACAAACTTGGCAGCCATGTCATGCTCTTTCATTTATTGTCTCTGTAAATGGGAGTTTCACAAAGCAGAATGATAGCAGTTCCAATGCTTTTACCTGAAGATTCATTTCTAAGTAGACAGCTACTGCCAGCAAGAAGAACGGTGTTTTTTTTCTGGCCATGAGGACAGTACATCTTTTGGCTAACATACGCACTCAGTGTACATCACAGTCAAGCGGAAGGATCACCGGTCTTTCAAAGGCAGGTAAGGAATTTGCACAAATGGCGATGTCCACACTGGGGCCATTTTTGATACCTTAAGTTCCTCTCACTACTTTAAATTACAGTCGCATTTGTAGCACCCTGAGTTACTTCTCACTATATAACCCACAAGACTGATGGGGACAAGGACAGTACACTGCACCATGGCCACAGTCCTGGTCCTGTACATGTGTGCTTCTGCACAAGTTCACAGGTGTGTGAACCCACTTTTGAAAAGCTCTGTAGAAGCGCACAGTACCCTTGGGCTAGTGAATCTTCAGTGATTGCAGGTGTGCAGCTCTGGGTATGTTGCAACAGCACGCCAATTAAtcaagttttaaaggaaaaagaaaggcagagcATGCAGCCACGTATCATTACATCGTCTTATTTGGTAGGTGAAAACTTGTTTATTTTGCCACTGGAAAAGAAACTCAACCAACAAATCTCACTGAAGCCATGCCTGCTCTGATCCAAAAGGTGCTGCCGACACAGATAAATCCCTAGACTTACGAGAAGTTGAGCATGGGCTGCCCCACATGAGAGATGTGCACTTCTTCCAGGTACTGGAAGGGCTTCATTGTAGGGAAAGTGCCGTCTCCTGGCGGGTCGGACAGCCAGGTGCCCAGCATCCAGGACAGGGGCTCCATCACAGGATTCAGCTGGGGAGTCTCTGTGGagaagaaataacaaagaaagaaaattcagggATCTGTGCTCTGCAGCTTGCTGTGAGCTGCTTACAGCTGGGTGGAGGTGAACACAAAACACCTCAGAAACGGTCCAATGCAGCAGCAACGCTTTTCGCTAGAGCAGCATCAGCTTCAAGGTGCAAGGGTAGACAGGGAACAACAGTCACAGAAAATAGGTCTGTTTTCAAACCTGCTCTTGGCCTTACATAGAGCACTCTTCCACATGGTCCATTTCTGACTTCTCTCTGTAACTTGATCTGAAGTCCCCCTCCCATCTACATGCAAGGAAGGAGAAGACTGAAATCTCAGCATAAAGAATTATCACTAAATGATAATTAACTCTCTAATGCTCTGGCCTGTTTTTTCTCAAGCACTATGTACATATCGTTCCTGTCTATCTCAGAGACCAAGGAAATGAGTCCTCACTTCAGAGGAAAATCAGGCTGCATACATATTCAAGATAAAAGTCTGGCTGTAATTTTTTTGAAGATGTTAACAATGACCCACACTTGTACAAAGAGACAGGGATCGTTAAGAAGTTGTTCTGTTTAGGCTCTGGACTAAGGCTAAGTGAACTGTTTTAAGAAGACTAGGGTGCCTGCAAGTTAAAAGTGTAAATGGAAGAGAAAGCAACTTCCCTTTCACTGCATTTATTAAGAAGCAACCAATGTCTGTTTCACAAAGGTAAAACTTCTTTAAAGAACCATTTTAGAAGACATTTAATAAACAACAGTTTTGCACTTTGCCGTGATTTCAAAGGGTGtgacctgaaagaaaaaataaaacagagaaatggaGACAATTTAAAGCTATGTGAACAGCAAAGCAGATCCATTCCTAAGGTGTAAGCCAGGAAAATGACAGGGCACCCATATAATCTCAGGAAAGACCAATACCAAAAGAGATGAGGGGCCTGCTACTCTAGGTTAGCTATGTTATGCACAATATGACTGAAGTATACTTAAAGCATGTCCTTCTCCCACTCACATGACTCATACTGGCAGGGTGGGAGTAGAAGGAGTTTGTTTTCCTCACCTAGTGATATTGCCCAATACAAGAACAAGCTACCTGTCCAGCTGGTCTAAAAGGCATGGACTTAGCTGCAGGGAGAAATTATGACCTAAAAAAGGTGATGCTGTGAGTAAAAATCTGCTTGATTAGTCTGAGTTTCACTGTGTTCCATCCCAAAGTCAAGGTAAAAACAATGACCAAGGAGGAAGAACGGAGAGTCCACACCTGGAACGCCAAAGGAGAGGGAACAGAAACTTTCCCAGGTAAAAGAGAATTACCACTTTTGTTATTTATTCTCCTACTGATAGCAGGTTTAGAGAGCCAGCTGGCCCGTCAGTAAGATGCTGCTAGTTACTCTTTATCCTGAAGTATTTTGCAATTTAAGTAACATGAGAAAACAGGAGAGCTCACTATGAAATAGGTGATAAAAACCCATGGCATCAGAGCCAGCCTTCGCACAGACCATCCTGCCAGCCTGTGCATTCACCACCAGCTTACCAAGGGGCTAAGAAGGAGTTCCTACAATCCATTCAGCAGTGTCAGTGTACCAGACAGCATTCGCTGTACTTACCTTCCACCTGTACTGCGAGCAACCAAAGCAACAGAACATTATTTTCTGGTGCAAAGACCTTTTCACAATGATGACCGATAATAAAAATCCAAAATTATTGCTACAAGAAACCTCAAACGTCTACACTGCTGCTCAGGAACCAGCTTCCCTTTCGATGTTCATGTTGAGAGAATGCAGTTTTGCGAGCAAGGAGAGTATCACTACCCCTCCCCATTGGTATTTGCCTTTCATTTGCTACTGCAGACACTGCCTTTCTTTACAAGCTTTTTGCAGACGCAAACTCCCAGCGTGGAAGGGAAGAGCAAAGCTCTGGGAAGGCTAGAAgaggctgcagcctgggctgctgctg contains the following coding sequences:
- the THAP4 gene encoding peroxynitrite isomerase THAP4 isoform X2; this translates as MAGNGANAETPQLNPVMEPLSWMLGTWLSDPPGDGTFPTMKPFQYLEEVHISHVGQPMLNFSFNAFHPDTRKPMHRECGFIRLKPDTNKVAFISAQNTGLVEVEEGEVNGQELSIASHSIARMSFAKKPHVEQITRKFRLNSDGKLEQTVSMATTTQPMTQHLHITYKKVTP